A window of the Kosakonia sp. BYX6 genome harbors these coding sequences:
- the nnr gene encoding bifunctional ADP-dependent NAD(P)H-hydrate dehydratase/NAD(P)H-hydrate epimerase: MTDHTMKKNAASIPHSIWPAGDLKRIEKEAADSLGITLYELMLRAGEAAFNVAQEQFPDARSWLVLCGNGNNGGDGYVVARLAAAAGIQVTLLVLESRKSLPEEATQARDAWLNAGGVIHAEDVLWPDDIDLIIDGLLGTGLTSAPRDNVASLIERANAHPAPLLALDIPSGLNAQTGATPGAVIQARHTVTFIVLKPGLLTGKARDVVGQLHHHALGLDAWLNGQESPIARFDASQLPEWFTPRRPTSHKGDNGRLVIIGGDHGTAGAIRMTGEAALRSGAGLVRILTRSENIAPIITLRPELMVHELTAESLDESLEWADVVVIGPGLGQKEWGKKALQKVENFRKPMLWDADALNLLAINPDKRHNRVLTPHPGEAARLLNCSVAEIESDRLLSAQRLVKRYAGVVVLKGAGTVVASAEGETGIIDAGNAGMGSGGMGDVLSGIIGALLGQKFSPYDAACAGCVAHGAAGDRRAAQYGQRGMLATDLFSTLLRVVNPDVIDTKND; this comes from the coding sequence ATGACGGACCATACAATGAAGAAAAACGCAGCAAGTATACCACACTCCATCTGGCCTGCTGGTGACCTTAAACGCATTGAAAAAGAGGCGGCAGACAGCCTCGGCATCACATTGTACGAATTGATGCTGCGTGCAGGTGAAGCGGCGTTCAACGTCGCACAGGAGCAGTTTCCTGACGCGCGTAGCTGGCTTGTGCTGTGCGGGAATGGCAATAACGGCGGCGACGGTTATGTCGTCGCGCGTTTAGCCGCTGCAGCGGGTATCCAGGTTACCCTGTTGGTGCTGGAAAGCAGAAAATCTCTGCCGGAAGAGGCAACGCAGGCGCGCGACGCTTGGCTTAATGCCGGCGGGGTGATTCACGCCGAAGATGTTCTGTGGCCGGATGACATTGATTTGATTATTGATGGCCTGCTCGGCACAGGCCTTACCAGCGCGCCGCGCGACAACGTGGCTTCGCTGATTGAGCGCGCGAATGCGCATCCCGCGCCACTGCTGGCGCTGGATATTCCCTCGGGCCTGAATGCGCAAACCGGCGCAACGCCCGGTGCGGTGATTCAGGCGCGCCACACCGTCACCTTTATCGTCCTCAAGCCGGGCCTATTAACGGGCAAGGCGCGCGATGTTGTTGGCCAGTTACATCATCATGCTCTTGGGCTTGATGCGTGGCTGAACGGCCAGGAATCGCCTATCGCTCGCTTCGACGCTAGTCAACTTCCTGAATGGTTTACGCCACGCCGCCCGACCTCGCATAAAGGGGATAACGGGCGGCTAGTGATTATCGGTGGCGACCACGGCACGGCGGGTGCGATCCGCATGACCGGTGAAGCGGCGCTGCGGTCTGGCGCAGGGCTGGTGCGTATTCTGACGCGCAGCGAGAATATCGCGCCGATCATTACCCTGCGCCCAGAACTGATGGTACATGAGCTAACCGCCGAGTCCCTTGATGAAAGCCTTGAATGGGCCGATGTGGTAGTGATTGGCCCCGGCCTTGGGCAAAAGGAGTGGGGCAAAAAGGCGCTGCAAAAAGTGGAGAACTTTCGCAAACCGATGCTGTGGGATGCGGATGCGCTGAACCTTCTGGCAATCAATCCCGATAAACGTCACAATCGCGTACTGACGCCGCATCCCGGCGAGGCCGCGCGGTTGCTGAATTGCAGCGTGGCGGAAATTGAAAGTGATCGCTTACTTTCGGCTCAGCGTCTGGTAAAACGCTATGCAGGTGTAGTGGTGCTGAAAGGCGCTGGCACGGTGGTGGCAAGCGCAGAGGGCGAAACGGGCATTATTGATGCCGGTAACGCCGGGATGGGAAGCGGCGGCATGGGCGATGTGCTCTCGGGAATTATCGGCGCATTGCTCGGTCAGAAATTCAGCCCGTATGACGCAGCCTGCGCGGGCTGCGTTGCGCACGGCGCGGCCGGCGACAGGCGGGCGGCACAGTATGGTCAGCGTGGCATGCTGGCAACCGATCTTTTTAGCACGCTGTTGCGTGTTGTTAACCCGGATGTAATTGATACAAAAAATGATTAA
- the queG gene encoding tRNA epoxyqueuosine(34) reductase QueG, which yields MSQPLDLNHLAQQIKQWGTELGFQQVGITDTDLTASEPKLQAWLDKQYHGEMEWMARHGMMRARPHELLPGTLRVISVRMNYLPANAAFASTLKNPALGYVSRYALGRDYHKLLRNRLKKLGERIQQQCASLNFRPFVDSAPILERPLAEKAGLGWTGKHSLILSRDAGSFFFLGELLIDLPLPIDQPVEEGCGRCMACMTICPTGAIVEPYTVDARRCISYLTIELEGTIPEEFRPLIGNRIYGCDDCQLICPWNRFSQLTDEDDFSPRKALHAPALTELFGWSEAYFLKITEGSAIRRIGHLRWLRNIAVALGNAPWDEANIQTLEQRLGEHPLLDEHIQWAIAQQIAKRNACVVEVQTPKKQRLVRVVEKGLPRDA from the coding sequence ATGTCACAGCCCCTCGATCTCAATCATTTAGCGCAACAAATCAAGCAGTGGGGCACTGAACTGGGGTTTCAGCAGGTCGGTATTACGGATACCGACCTCACGGCCAGCGAGCCGAAACTGCAGGCGTGGCTGGACAAACAATATCACGGCGAGATGGAGTGGATGGCGCGTCACGGTATGATGCGCGCCCGTCCCCACGAGCTTCTCCCCGGCACGCTGCGCGTGATCAGCGTGCGTATGAACTATCTTCCCGCCAACGCCGCATTCGCCAGCACGCTGAAAAACCCGGCGCTCGGCTATGTCAGCCGTTACGCGCTGGGTCGCGATTATCATAAACTGCTGCGCAACCGGCTTAAAAAGCTCGGCGAACGGATACAACAGCAGTGTGCTTCGCTGAATTTTAGACCTTTTGTTGATTCTGCGCCCATTCTTGAGCGCCCGTTGGCTGAAAAAGCTGGGCTTGGGTGGACAGGTAAGCACTCACTTATTCTCAGCCGTGACGCCGGATCGTTCTTTTTCCTCGGCGAATTGTTGATTGATTTACCTCTGCCCATCGACCAACCCGTGGAAGAAGGCTGCGGTCGCTGCATGGCCTGCATGACAATTTGCCCAACCGGTGCCATTGTCGAGCCATATACCGTCGATGCCCGCCGCTGTATCTCCTATCTCACCATTGAGCTGGAAGGCACCATTCCTGAGGAGTTTCGCCCGCTGATTGGTAACCGTATTTATGGTTGCGATGACTGCCAGTTGATTTGCCCGTGGAACCGTTTCTCGCAATTAACCGATGAAGATGATTTCAGCCCGCGCAAGGCCCTGCACGCCCCTGCGTTAACTGAGCTGTTTGGCTGGAGCGAAGCTTATTTTCTGAAAATCACGGAAGGGTCGGCGATTCGACGGATTGGCCATCTGCGCTGGCTACGAAATATCGCGGTCGCGCTGGGTAATGCGCCGTGGGATGAAGCGAATATTCAAACGCTGGAGCAACGCCTTGGTGAGCACCCACTTCTCGATGAACACATACAGTGGGCGATTGCGCAGCAAATCGCGAAGCGAAACGCCTGTGTGGTGGAAGTGCAAACACCGAAAAAACAGCGTCTGGTGAGGGTCGTGGAAAAGGGTTTGCCGCGCGACGCCTGA
- the orn gene encoding oligoribonuclease, producing the protein MSANENNLIWIDLEMTGLDPERDRIIEIATLVTDANLNILAEGPVIAVHQSDAQLALMDDWNVRTHTGSGLVDRVKASQLDDRAAELATIEFLKEWVPAGKSPICGNSIGQDRRFLFKYMPELEAYFHYRYLDVSTLKELARRWKPDVLEGLKKQNTHQALDDIRESVAELAYYREHFIKL; encoded by the coding sequence ATGAGCGCAAATGAAAACAACCTCATTTGGATCGATCTGGAGATGACGGGCTTAGATCCCGAGCGCGATCGCATTATTGAGATCGCAACGCTGGTAACAGACGCAAATCTGAACATCCTGGCCGAGGGGCCGGTGATCGCGGTGCACCAATCCGATGCGCAACTGGCATTAATGGATGACTGGAACGTGCGTACCCATACCGGCAGCGGTTTGGTGGATCGCGTGAAAGCCAGCCAGCTTGACGACCGCGCGGCGGAACTGGCAACCATTGAATTTTTGAAAGAGTGGGTACCGGCAGGTAAATCGCCAATTTGCGGGAACAGTATCGGTCAGGATCGTCGTTTTCTGTTTAAGTACATGCCGGAACTGGAAGCGTACTTCCATTATCGCTATCTGGATGTCAGCACATTGAAAGAGTTGGCACGCCGCTGGAAGCCAGACGTACTGGAAGGGTTGAAAAAACAGAACACCCACCAGGCGCTGGATGACATCCGCGAATCCGTGGCGGAACTGGCTTACTATCGCGAGCACTTTATTAAGCTGTAA
- the rsgA gene encoding small ribosomal subunit biogenesis GTPase RsgA: protein MSKNKLSKGQQRRVKANHQRRLKTSAEKADYDDNLFGEPSEGVVISRFGMHADVESADGEVHRCNIRRTIRSLVTGDRVVWRPGKTAAEGVNVKGIVEAVHERTSVLTRPDFYDGVKPIAANIDQIIVVSAILPELSLNIIDRYLVACETLQVEPLIVLNKTDLLDEDGMKFVNEQMDIYREIGYRVLMVSSHAKDGLEPLVEALTDRISIFAGQSGVGKSSLLNALLGLQEERILTNDVSGVSGLGQHTTTAARLYHFPHGGDVIDSPGVREFGLWHLEPEQITHGFVEFHDFLGHCKYRDCKHDTDPGCAIREAVENGKIAESRFENYHRILESMSQVKTRKSFSETDD from the coding sequence TTGAGTAAAAATAAACTCTCCAAAGGACAACAGCGCCGCGTAAAAGCGAATCATCAGCGCCGACTCAAAACGTCTGCGGAGAAAGCCGACTACGATGACAACCTGTTCGGCGAACCGTCCGAAGGGGTGGTGATCAGCCGCTTCGGGATGCATGCCGATGTCGAATCCGCCGACGGCGAAGTGCACCGCTGCAACATTCGCCGCACGATCCGCTCGCTGGTGACCGGCGATCGCGTGGTCTGGCGTCCAGGCAAAACTGCGGCAGAAGGCGTGAACGTCAAAGGCATTGTTGAAGCTGTGCATGAGCGCACTTCCGTGCTGACGCGCCCGGACTTTTACGATGGCGTAAAACCCATCGCCGCGAATATCGATCAGATAATCGTGGTCTCCGCTATCCTGCCTGAACTTTCGCTCAACATTATCGATCGTTATCTGGTTGCCTGCGAAACGTTGCAGGTTGAACCGCTGATCGTCCTGAACAAAACTGATCTGCTGGACGAAGACGGTATGAAGTTCGTCAATGAGCAGATGGATATCTACCGTGAAATTGGTTACCGCGTGTTGATGGTTTCCAGCCACGCCAAAGATGGCCTGGAACCACTCGTTGAGGCGTTAACCGACCGTATAAGCATTTTCGCGGGCCAGTCCGGCGTGGGTAAATCAAGCCTGCTCAACGCGCTGCTCGGTTTGCAGGAAGAGCGAATCCTTACCAATGACGTTTCCGGTGTCTCCGGCCTCGGGCAGCACACCACCACAGCCGCGCGCCTTTATCACTTCCCGCACGGCGGCGATGTGATTGATTCCCCGGGCGTGCGCGAGTTCGGCCTTTGGCATCTCGAGCCGGAACAAATTACTCACGGGTTTGTCGAATTCCATGATTTTCTCGGCCATTGCAAATACCGTGATTGCAAGCATGATACCGATCCAGGTTGTGCCATTCGCGAAGCGGTAGAAAACGGCAAAATTGCGGAAAGCCGTTTCGAAAATTATCACCGTATTCTGGAAAGCATGTCGCAGGTAAAAACGCGTAAAAGCTTTTCTGAAACAGATGACTGA
- the asd gene encoding archaetidylserine decarboxylase (Phosphatidylserine decarboxylase is synthesized as a single chain precursor. Generation of the pyruvoyl active site from a Ser is coupled to cleavage of a Gly-Ser bond between the larger (beta) and smaller (alpha chains). It is an integral membrane protein.) — MLNSFKLSLQYILPKLWLTRLAGWGASKRAGWLTKLVIDLFVKYYKVDMKEAQKPDTASYRSFNDFFVRPLRDDVRPLNTDPNVLVMPADGVVSQLGGIDNDKILQAKGHNYSLEALLAGNYTMADLFRNGSFVTTYLSPRDYHRVHMPCNGILREMIYVPGDLFSVNHLTAQNVPNLFARNERVICLFDTEFGPMAQILVGATIVGSIETVWAGTITPPREGIIKRWTWPAGDNEGAVALLKGQEMGRFKLGSTVINLFAPGKVKLAEQLQSLSVTKIGQPLAVSTEPFIPVDIEEPAPLPEAEIKAEHDASPLVDDKKDES, encoded by the coding sequence TTGTTAAATTCATTCAAACTTTCGCTTCAATACATTCTGCCGAAACTGTGGCTCACTCGCCTGGCGGGCTGGGGCGCAAGCAAACGTGCAGGCTGGCTGACCAAACTGGTTATCGATCTGTTCGTGAAATACTACAAGGTCGATATGAAAGAAGCGCAGAAGCCGGACACCGCCAGCTACCGCTCCTTTAACGACTTCTTCGTGCGCCCGCTGCGCGACGATGTACGCCCGCTCAATACCGACCCGAATGTGCTGGTGATGCCAGCAGACGGCGTGGTAAGCCAGCTTGGCGGCATCGACAATGACAAAATCCTGCAAGCCAAAGGCCACAATTACAGCCTCGAAGCGCTGCTGGCGGGCAACTACACGATGGCGGATCTGTTCCGTAACGGTAGCTTCGTCACGACTTACCTCTCCCCCCGCGACTATCATCGCGTGCATATGCCCTGCAACGGTATTCTGCGTGAAATGATTTACGTGCCGGGCGATCTCTTCTCCGTAAACCATTTGACCGCGCAAAACGTGCCAAACCTGTTTGCCCGTAACGAGCGCGTGATTTGCCTGTTCGATACTGAATTTGGCCCGATGGCGCAAATTCTTGTCGGCGCGACGATTGTCGGCAGTATCGAAACCGTGTGGGCCGGTACCATTACGCCGCCGCGCGAAGGCATCATCAAGCGCTGGACATGGCCTGCGGGCGACAACGAAGGCGCCGTTGCCTTGTTGAAAGGCCAGGAAATGGGCCGCTTCAAGCTGGGTTCTACCGTTATCAACCTGTTTGCGCCGGGCAAAGTGAAGCTGGCGGAGCAGTTGCAGAGCCTGTCGGTTACCAAGATTGGTCAGCCGCTGGCCGTTTCCACAGAGCCTTTCATCCCTGTCGATATCGAAGAACCGGCCCCGTTGCCGGAAGCCGAAATCAAAGCGGAACATGACGCCAGCCCGCTGGTCGACGACAAGAAAGACGAAAGCTAA
- the mscM gene encoding miniconductance mechanosensitive channel MscM: MRLIIAFLMAWCLSQGAVAATAPDARQITQELEQAKAAKNTPDQAETVETLQAALNALEERKGSLERAQQYQQIIDNYPKLSRSLRSQLDNLRDEPQSAPAGMSSDALNQEILQVSSQLLEKTRLAQQEQERAREISDSLSQLPQQQTDARRQVTEVERRLGAQTTNTPLAQAQNFSAQAESAKLKALVDELELAQLSANNRQELARMRAELAQKQSQQLDAYLQTLRNQLNSQRQREAEQALESTELLAENSANLPAGIVEQFRINRELSQALNQQAQRMDLVASQQRQATGQTLQVRQALNTLREQSQWLGASNMLGEALRAQVARLPEMPKPQQLDTEMAQLRVHRMRYEDLLNKQPQLRQIRQADGKALTAEQNRILEAQLRTQRELLTSLLQGGDTLILELTKLKVSNSQLEDALKEVNEATHRYLFWTADVSPMSFAWPIEIVQDLRRLLSLDTISQLGKASAMVLTSKETLFPLFGALILVGFSIYSRRHFTRFLERSSARVGKVTQDHFWLTMRTVFWSILVASPLPVLWATLGYCLQEAWPYPLAVAIGDGVTATVPLLWVVMICAAFARPTGLFVAHFGWPRNRVARGMRYYLMSIGLIVPLIMALIMFDNLNDREFSGSLGRLCFILICGALAMVTLSLKRAGIPLYVDKSGNSDNMPNRLLWNLMLCAPLSAILASAVGYLATAQALLARLETSVAIWFLLLVIYHIIRRWMLIQRRRLAFERARHRRAEILAQRARGEEDSAHQTSTEGTADVDEPEVDLDAISVQSLRLVRSILMLIALLSVIVLWSEIHSAFGFLENIPLWDVTSTVQGVESLEPITLGAVLIAILVFIITTQLVRNLPALLELALLQHLELTPGTGYAITTITKYLLMLFGGLVGFSMIGIEWAKLQWLVAALGVGLGFGLQEIFANFISGLIILFEKPIRIGDTVTIRDLTGSITKINTRATTISDWDRKEIIVPNKAFITEQFINWSLSDSVTRVVLTVPAPADANSEEVTQILYTAAERCSLVIDNPAPEVFLVDLQQGLQLFELRIYAAEMGHRMPLRHEIHQLILAGFREHGIDLPFPPFQMRLESLDGKRTARTLSSAGRNSRPAGSL; the protein is encoded by the coding sequence GTGCGCCTGATTATCGCTTTTCTGATGGCCTGGTGCCTCAGTCAGGGAGCCGTTGCCGCAACGGCTCCCGATGCCCGACAAATCACCCAGGAACTGGAGCAAGCCAAAGCGGCGAAAAATACGCCGGATCAGGCGGAAACCGTCGAGACGCTCCAGGCTGCGCTTAACGCGCTCGAAGAACGCAAAGGTTCGCTTGAGCGCGCCCAGCAGTATCAACAAATCATTGATAACTACCCTAAACTCTCCCGCTCTCTGCGCTCTCAGCTGGATAACCTGCGCGATGAACCGCAGTCCGCACCGGCAGGCATGAGCAGCGACGCGCTGAATCAAGAGATTTTGCAAGTCAGCAGCCAGTTGCTGGAGAAAACCCGCCTCGCACAGCAAGAGCAAGAGCGCGCGCGGGAAATCAGCGATTCATTAAGCCAACTTCCCCAACAGCAGACCGATGCCCGCCGCCAGGTCACCGAAGTGGAACGCCGCCTGGGGGCGCAAACGACCAATACGCCGCTTGCTCAGGCGCAAAACTTTAGCGCGCAAGCCGAATCGGCAAAATTAAAAGCGCTGGTCGATGAACTGGAACTGGCGCAATTGTCGGCCAATAACCGCCAGGAATTGGCACGTATGCGCGCCGAACTGGCGCAAAAACAGAGCCAGCAACTGGATGCTTATTTGCAGACTCTGCGTAATCAACTCAACAGCCAGCGCCAACGCGAAGCGGAACAGGCGCTGGAGAGCACTGAGTTACTGGCGGAAAACAGCGCCAACTTGCCCGCCGGTATTGTCGAGCAGTTCCGCATTAACCGTGAATTGTCGCAGGCGCTGAACCAACAAGCGCAGCGCATGGATTTGGTCGCCTCCCAGCAACGCCAGGCCACCGGCCAAACCTTGCAGGTTCGTCAGGCGTTAAATACGTTGCGGGAGCAATCTCAGTGGCTCGGTGCCTCCAATATGCTGGGCGAAGCGCTGCGCGCGCAGGTCGCCAGGTTGCCGGAAATGCCGAAGCCGCAGCAGTTAGATACCGAAATGGCGCAGTTGCGTGTTCACCGCATGCGTTACGAAGATCTGTTGAATAAGCAACCGCAACTGCGGCAGATTCGCCAGGCCGACGGCAAGGCACTGACCGCCGAACAAAACCGCATTCTGGAAGCGCAATTACGCACGCAGCGCGAATTGCTGACCTCCCTGTTGCAGGGCGGCGATACGTTGATCCTCGAGTTGACCAAGCTCAAAGTCTCCAACAGCCAACTGGAGGACGCCCTCAAAGAGGTGAACGAGGCCACCCACCGTTACCTGTTCTGGACGGCGGATGTCAGCCCGATGAGCTTCGCCTGGCCTATCGAAATCGTGCAGGATCTGCGCCGTTTGCTGTCGCTGGATACCATCAGCCAGTTGGGCAAAGCCAGCGCAATGGTGCTGACCAGCAAAGAAACTTTGTTCCCGCTGTTTGGCGCGCTGATTCTGGTGGGCTTCAGTATTTACTCGCGTCGACATTTCACCCGCTTCCTTGAACGCTCCAGCGCGCGCGTCGGTAAAGTGACGCAGGATCACTTCTGGCTCACCATGCGCACCGTGTTCTGGTCAATTCTCGTCGCCTCGCCGTTGCCAGTGCTATGGGCAACGCTGGGGTACTGTTTACAAGAAGCCTGGCCCTACCCGCTGGCGGTAGCGATTGGCGATGGCGTAACCGCCACCGTGCCGCTGCTGTGGGTGGTGATGATTTGCGCCGCGTTTGCTCGCCCAACGGGCTTGTTTGTCGCGCACTTCGGCTGGCCGCGTAACCGCGTGGCGCGCGGGATGCGTTATTATCTGATGAGCATCGGATTGATCGTGCCGCTGATCATGGCGTTGATCATGTTCGATAACCTCAACGATCGGGAGTTCTCCGGATCGCTTGGGCGGCTGTGCTTTATTCTGATCTGCGGCGCGCTGGCGATGGTGACGCTGAGCCTGAAACGCGCCGGCATCCCGCTGTATGTCGATAAGAGCGGCAACAGCGACAATATGCCTAACCGGCTGTTGTGGAATCTAATGCTATGCGCGCCTCTGTCGGCGATCCTGGCGTCGGCGGTTGGTTATCTGGCCACCGCGCAAGCGCTGCTGGCGCGCCTGGAAACCTCCGTCGCCATCTGGTTCTTGCTGCTGGTGATCTATCACATCATTCGCCGTTGGATGCTGATCCAGCGCCGTCGCCTGGCGTTCGAACGCGCCCGCCATCGCCGGGCGGAGATCCTCGCCCAACGCGCGCGCGGCGAAGAAGATTCGGCGCATCAAACCAGTACCGAAGGCACGGCGGATGTGGATGAGCCGGAAGTCGATCTGGATGCTATCAGCGTTCAGTCTCTGCGCCTGGTGCGCTCGATTCTGATGCTGATCGCCTTGCTCTCGGTAATTGTGCTGTGGTCGGAAATCCATTCGGCTTTTGGCTTCCTGGAAAATATTCCGCTGTGGGATGTCACATCCACGGTGCAGGGGGTGGAAAGCCTCGAACCGATTACCCTCGGCGCGGTGTTGATTGCCATCCTGGTGTTTATTATCACCACACAACTGGTGCGTAACCTCCCGGCGCTGCTGGAGCTGGCATTATTGCAGCATCTGGAGCTAACGCCAGGCACCGGTTACGCCATTACCACCATCACCAAATATCTGCTGATGCTGTTTGGCGGGCTGGTGGGCTTCTCGATGATCGGTATTGAATGGGCCAAGTTGCAGTGGCTGGTAGCTGCACTCGGCGTCGGGCTGGGTTTTGGTTTGCAGGAGATCTTCGCCAACTTTATTTCCGGCCTGATCATTTTGTTTGAAAAACCGATTCGCATTGGCGATACGGTAACGATCCGCGATTTGACCGGTAGCATCACCAAGATCAATACGCGCGCCACCACGATCAGCGACTGGGATCGCAAAGAGATCATCGTGCCGAATAAGGCGTTTATCACCGAGCAGTTTATCAACTGGTCGCTGTCGGATTCGGTCACGCGTGTGGTGCTGACCGTACCGGCACCGGCTGATGCTAACAGCGAAGAGGTAACACAAATCCTCTACACCGCCGCTGAGCGTTGTTCGCTGGTGATTGATAACCCGGCCCCGGAAGTGTTCCTTGTCGATTTGCAGCAAGGTTTGCAACTGTTTGAATTGCGCATCTATGCCGCTGAGATGGGGCATCGCATGCCGCTGCGCCATGAAATCCACCAGTTGATTCTGGCGGGCTTCCGCGAACACGGGATCGATTTGCCGTTCCCACCGTTCCAGATGCGCCTCGAAAGCCTCGACGGTAAACGCACCGCCAGAACGCTCTCTTCAGCAGGCAGAAACAGCCGCCCGGCGGGAAGTTTGTAG
- a CDS encoding YjeO family protein, protein MRWKGFTLGFVWFWLSVLLISFFSAQDKEWLIDGGSIKNICDLMTYIGNDDIRDVGKVITIPLFFPYIYLLVWKKQRHWFLYLTLLAVFAFWIWRFFMRYQLCL, encoded by the coding sequence ATGCGCTGGAAGGGATTTACACTTGGCTTTGTCTGGTTCTGGCTCTCTGTTCTCCTGATCTCATTCTTTTCGGCTCAGGATAAAGAGTGGCTTATTGATGGTGGAAGCATAAAAAATATATGTGATTTAATGACATACATTGGAAATGATGATATTCGCGATGTGGGAAAGGTCATCACGATCCCGCTGTTTTTCCCGTACATATATCTACTGGTTTGGAAAAAACAGCGTCATTGGTTTCTTTATCTCACGTTACTCGCCGTTTTTGCTTTTTGGATATGGCGATTTTTCATGCGCTATCAGCTTTGCTTGTAA
- the epmA gene encoding elongation factor P--(R)-beta-lysine ligase yields the protein MSETATWQPSASIPNLLKRAAIMAEIRRFFADRGVLEVETPCMSQATVTDVHLFPFETRFVGPGHSQGINLYLMTSPEYHMKRLLAAGCGPVFQLCRSFRNEEMGRHHNPEFTMLEWYRPHYDMYRLMNEVDDLLQQVLECPAAESLSYQQAFQRYLEVDPLSADKTQLREVAAKLDLSNIADTEEDRDTLLQLLFTMGVEPQIGKERPTFVYHFPASQAALAQISTEDHRVAERFEVYFKGIELANGFHELTDAREQQQRFEQDNRKRAARGLPQQPVDVNLLEALKAGLPDCSGVALGVDRLVMLALQAESIAEVMAFTVDRA from the coding sequence ATGAGCGAGACGGCAACCTGGCAGCCGAGCGCATCCATCCCCAATCTATTGAAACGCGCGGCAATTATGGCGGAGATCCGTCGCTTTTTTGCCGATCGTGGCGTACTTGAGGTGGAAACGCCCTGTATGAGCCAGGCGACGGTAACCGATGTTCATCTGTTCCCGTTCGAAACCCGTTTTGTTGGCCCAGGCCATTCTCAGGGTATCAATCTCTATCTGATGACCAGCCCGGAATACCACATGAAGCGCCTGCTGGCGGCGGGTTGCGGCCCGGTGTTCCAGCTGTGCCGCAGCTTCCGTAATGAAGAGATGGGGCGTCATCACAATCCTGAATTTACCATGCTCGAATGGTATCGTCCGCACTATGACATGTACCGATTGATGAATGAGGTGGATGATTTGCTGCAACAGGTGCTGGAGTGCCCGGCGGCGGAATCCCTCTCTTATCAACAAGCGTTTCAGCGTTATCTGGAAGTGGATCCGCTCTCTGCGGATAAAACCCAGTTGCGCGAAGTGGCGGCGAAACTCGATCTGAGCAATATCGCCGATACAGAAGAAGACAGAGATACCTTGCTGCAACTGCTGTTTACCATGGGTGTGGAACCGCAGATCGGCAAAGAGCGGCCGACCTTTGTTTACCACTTCCCGGCGAGCCAGGCGGCACTGGCACAGATCAGTACGGAAGATCACCGTGTTGCCGAGCGTTTTGAGGTGTACTTCAAAGGCATCGAGCTGGCGAATGGTTTCCATGAATTGACCGACGCCCGCGAGCAGCAGCAACGTTTCGAGCAGGATAACCGCAAGCGTGCCGCGCGCGGATTGCCGCAGCAGCCGGTAGACGTCAACCTGCTGGAAGCCCTGAAAGCCGGCCTGCCGGATTGCTCCGGCGTGGCGCTGGGTGTCGATCGCCTGGTGATGCTGGCGTTACAGGCGGAAAGCATCGCAGAAGTGATGGCGTTTACTGTCGACAGGGCATAA